Within Aspergillus oryzae RIB40 DNA, chromosome 2, the genomic segment ACGTCGGCGGTTATAGGGACATCAAGATACTATCGTTATATTTGTATTCGTActcagcaacaacaaaacGCAAAGAGTGAGATGCTATCAAAAAAGCCGGCGATGCTCAACAGGGAAACGATCCGGTATATCGAGGGCGGTCAGCACGGTACATACACGCCTGTAAGAACCATCTAAGTGCCGAAGAGGGTAAAAGCGGTGATTAAAGCACGGCCATAAGGACGGCGTGTCGTACTTGACTaagaaaagggaatggaggaaatagagaaaagTGGgtgaaggaaaaaaagacaGCCGTGGCGTGCTCTGCTGACAAGGAGGTGGCGGCGGAGGGAGAGGTGGAGGTGGTTGGTCGTGCCTCCTCCGGTGGTCAGGCTTAGTTTTTCAGTGTATTAGATCCCGTTAGTTACCCAAGGGAGACACTAGGGCGGATTAGCCCGATTGGGCGGACTCCCGAGGCTCTCTCCCCCGCAGGGACTTGTCAAAGCACAATAGATCGGTATTAATCAGAAATTcttctaataataatacaaACAAATAATCACAACGAATAAACCCATGGGCATTCGGATACGTCAGACAAAACATGAACAGAGTATCAATCACATCTTATATATAGAACCCCCGATCATAAGCACATTTCTACCCCGAAATTTTTTCCGGCACTGCTTGAGACAGTGCCCTGGGGTatagaaaggagaaaaaatatatatatcacagAAAGGATTCGACGATAGCCATAAATAGAGCATGGACATGACCCAAAGATCTACAAACTCTACTATGCGAAATCATTAGTGATGTACCTTTTTCACGAGGAACGGTTAACCTTGAGGGTTGCAAAAAATGTACACGTACACATGGACACATGTCTCTTTTCGCTTAGCaaatgttgaagatgagtgAACTACTTGGTTGTCAATACGTATCTCACCTGTCCTTATGAGATATCATCGCTCATGTGCTCCCTGGCCTTGAATCTCTTATTCAGTTTGCAACTCctttcgcttttctttttcttttgcctttaCACAAAACTCTTCTAATAAGTAGCCTTTGGACTCGGATGACTTTAACTGTAACCTCATAGCCTGCGCACGTCTTCAGGGAGGGGCCACTATACGTGAATTACTCCGAAATTTCAATACGGTGCAGAGGTCAGACTTATCAAAAGCCTCCGACTGGAGTGTTCAGAAACTAACTTCTCCGATGCAAAAATGACGGTggatgaagcaaagaatgGCGATAATAGTGGACCCAAAACTAACAAAGGCCCACTTATTTTTCCTTACGGAAACCAGGGGTAATCAAGAAGACTTAGGGATGCGATGCAAGGTGAGAGAGGGTCAAGCAACAGATCATAGGGGTAAGCATTGAATGAGGTTCAGGTTGTCGTCCATAGAACTAATTCTCGAGCCTTGCTGGAGTTGATACCATCTCAGCTTGTTCATGGGAATACTTTTCTTGAAATAGACACGCTATACCCTTTTCGATAAAATTTGACAAGCACTACACCTCCGAGCATCCCAGTACACTGAAGAGAATAGTAGAGGCCAAACTACGAGATAGGTGGGTAATACAAAGTGTTTTCTAAAGGAACTTAGTAGTATGACTCGGGAATTTTATTCTTACTCCCAAGAAGGCTAGAACCTAGTCCCAGATCTGTAGAAATTTTTACTGGCAGGAACAGTGACAGCGGAGCAGTGTCTTGTAATATATCCACAGAATCTTGCGGGGAAGAAAGttacgtactccgtacaataTCCTATATGAGGGAGGAATAATCTAGAGTACCATGGAAATTTGCCAGTTTGCTGTTTCAGCCGGAGTTTTGTTTCCCAAGGTAAAGACGAACCGTACTTTGTTCTCCGGTCGCGTATACCAGCCAGATATCCTCCCAAGTATCGCTCTGTAAGAGTCTCCTTCAAGTCGTCAATGCATTCGCTAGTCCCCGATAACCGTCCGCTTCTATATTTAGCCTCTATAGTAAGCTTCTTGGAGTCTTCTAGTAACAGTGGAGCTACCTCTTACCCCAGGACAGTTGGAACAGGTCGTACACCTTCACTGAGACGTTCTCAATCCTCGGTGGGGACTACTGAAAAACCCCTCTTTCTGGTGAGAACCAAGACCAAAAACGGAATTTTTGGTACAAATGGTTCGCATACCAAAGTCACGGGATTTGATGAACACATCTATATTTCAACTTCACCTTTTGAGACACACGAACTTCTGCTCTCTCCATCGGTTGGAGCTGGATGCATAGGAACTCAAGTATGAGAAATGAACTCAATAAGTCAATAGGAAAAAGTAAACTATAGGTCCAAATCAAAGGCAATCCCTGCATTACGGTGGGGAAAACGAAGCCGAAACAGCTCATGACAGGAAACAACCCGAGCCTCCCGTGACCTTGACCTGTGTTCACCTCATGTCGTCAACTTGACTCTGGATCTATGATAGACAGTCCGCTAGCCGAGTGCGCAGTTCAACCAATCATCTCGCAACAGTCATCGCTCCTTGCCCCTagcttcattctcttctatGCATGATTGTCCATCATGGCTCGTATCAAGTTTACTACTGCGCCTACATCGGCTGTTCAAGTACAGTCCGCCCGAGTTCTtcacgagaagaagagcgcgaCTTCTACCCGGAAGAAGACACAGGCTGAGGTTGAGAATCCGGCCAAGTCTGCTGTGTCTGAGGGCTTGTTCctgaagcagcaacaaagtTTAGAGATGGTACAAATAATGCTACATGTATCGGTAAGTGTTTTCAAGTCAAATTATCTCGGATACCTGCTTATAAGAGCAATGGCTAGTTTGGGACATTATTTTATCTTCGGTGCGTGTCGCCGGCAGTGTTCCCTAAATATCATTACCATCCTCATGCGTACATCATAGGGAGTTCTTACCGCTTCCCTGCTTCGACGATCGAGACCTGAAAGAGGCTCAACGAGAACGCAGATATTCATACCGAGAATTCCTCGACTCTAAATCACGCCATGACACTAATGGAGGCGACCCAGATATCGCTTTCGGTAATGGGAAGAGAGGCCAGCCACTCAAGGTGATGATACGCGGCACCGATCCCAAGGCAGACATGATACTTGATGTTCTGGTACGCTCCACGGATTACTCCTGCCCCTCCTTATCCCAATGGCCAGTCCATCTACCTTTCAGTGCGTGTTTTCATTGACCGATGTAGGAGAACGGCATCTTCGACGCTCTGCGCAAAAATATACTTGAAGCTATTCAATTGACTATCCTTGTCGACAAGGATGCGCCGCAAAATGTCTTAGAGTCGTATACATTCTCTTTCAAATATGCGGGGGGATCAGGAAATGTGGACAGTTGCCTAGAGAGCTTGTCGATAGACCCTGTGGATTACGTGGCTGACATGAGATCGGCACAATCAGCCAGGGTAGGGCTGGAAACAATAGTCAGACGTTTGATAACACTCAGCACATTTCTGCCTACTCTGCCTAGTACAGCAAACCTCCATGAACCACAGAGACGATGGCCTAACTTGGTATAGATAAACGCAATCTGGGAGTCAACTTGTTTTACACGGAAAACTGCCCTTCTGATTATGAGCCTCCTGGCTTTACTACGGCAAATAACGACACGATAAAGTATCCGCTTAATGAGAACTGGAGAAAGGAGACTCAGTCATGTGGGACGATGAACAGCGGATGGCATACGTGAGCATGTCCTGTGCTTACCAAGTTACTCCTACCTAACGAGAGCAGTGTGGGACTTAGGGTAACATCTCTCAAATGGACAGGGCCAGACCCTGAGGGATCGGAAGTACTACCCACGGTACCTTCAGATATTGAATACACAGATGAGGTTCCAAGGGCAGACGATATTGGTTTTGTCGATGAGCCTAGTAATTTGCGTCGTACAGAAGCAGGAAATGATCATTTGGCTTTGGACCAGTCACTAACGTACCGTGACGATAGTAGCTTTCAAGAAGCAACTCAAGATATTGCTGATAGGCAAAAGCTACAGAATATGATGCAAGTGTGTGCTCCTGCATCTTGCGAGTCGCAACTTCGTTTAGAATACGAAAGCTAACCGAAGCAGACCAAGGGATCTTCTTACTCTGATAGTGACCTCATACCGACACAGCCAATCAACCCTGATGTTGCAATTGAAGACAATTACAATTCTACATTACAATTGGACTCAAGGTGGTCTCTTCCAGAGGAGCGAATTGCAAAAATTAGAGAACACCTACGTTTGCAAAAACCGACATTCAATTTACCTCATTCTGAGACCCAATCTCAGGGCCTGGTCAGATGTCAGTGTGGGTGGAACggggaagaaacagagatgGTACGTTTATAGGggcgttgaagaagcagcagctACTCACGTTGTCAGTTAAATTGTGCCTTCTGTTGCACGCGTCAGCACTTCTTGTGCTATGGGTTTGAAGGCCCGAATGACCCCAAAGTTCCTGACGTTCATGCTTGTTACAAGTGCTTACTGGGGCCAAGCGATACCCAGTTGCTCCAGGAAATGAACAGCCTCGTACTTCTGAGAAAAGCTCTCAAAGTCATTCTCAACGAGGGATTTCCAAATAAGATCTCAGAATTTACACAAAAGCTCCGTAAGATGACCCAAAGAATTGTGTCGAGACCAAACTAAATGTGAACAGACTGTAACGGACAAACGATTATCCAAATAACCgacatcttgaagaagaaggggttCGTTCAACCCACACCAGGCTATAAACTCAAAGGATTTGCCCGACGGGGTTTGCCAAAGTATAGCATTCCACAATCAGAGAATATCCGTCAAAGGttaaagaaggaaatattTCACCCCATGGTGAAAATTGAACACCTTGTAAGTTCCATACTAGTCTTAAAAAGGCAGCAAAAAATACTGATGATCGTCACAGTACGTCCTGAAGAATCCGAATGAACCGGATAACTTAGATCCAACTTCAACCAGTCAAGAGCTTGGCCCCATTGATGTTCCTACTGTTCAAGCTGGGAATATGCCATTCGATGGGCTCAGACCGAGCGGTCATGAGACACAGAACTCCAGCGGAGGCCTGCAGGATCTGCCTATAAAGAGCCGGGATAACAAGAGAAAGTCGTTATCGGACAATGATAAAAACGAGAGCTATGAATCCGATGACCTTGATAAGAATGACCGGGCTGCAGAGGAGCAACTACATAACAGCTTCCTGACTGAGGAGAGCATGAACTCAAAGGCCAGGGGATCAAGCCAGCGGACATCAAGTAGTCAGGGACCTCGACGTAGCGGCAGGAAAAGGCGTAAGATAAGCAACTACTCCAAGCTTATCGATGTTGGGGCCGAGACGAGCGATCATGAGAGCGTCTAGACCGAGAGGATGTTTCTGAAAGCACAAAGTGTTCATCTTGACATGGTATTAACCCGTCTTTCAACAAGTGGGAAGATAGGACGCTGGTGTCGGATCCAGTGAAAggaaccaaaaaagaaagggtggTCCAGGGTTTGCAGCATAGCAAGCACTTGAACAAGGTGtcagaggaaagagaagcaaatgCGGTTTTACCGAGAATCACCTTATGAAGGCTGTCCCTGAACGGCTGAGGCTTGGGCCGCCTCGGGCAAAAGCATTCTGGATTTGATGGGCTATTCTGGGAGGGTGCCCAGGAAAGACTTCAGAAAATTCGAAGGACTGATACCTAGTTTGTATTCTACTTTTGAGgggttgtttttgttgaAGAAACTGGGTTCCATAGCTGAGCAACTTGTATCAGTCAGGTCGCATACTATTCGCATATACAATGTGCTTAAACTGGAAAACAATGGGTAGTGTTTCAACAAAAACCAAGTGCCACTGGTATTAAACAGACATCAATCAGTGATATACTCGGCAACAATGAAGATCTCTAGGGTCACCGTGATGTTTCTAGGACCTCGGATACATTCATGTGTCATTGAATTAGGATCAGCCTGTAGGGCAGATATGCTTTCTCGGATCTCTGATGACATACGGTTATGTGTCATGGGTTCGGAGGGAAGGCGATCAGAGATGTTGAGATGTTGAGATCTTTATCAACTGCAAGGCACACTTGGATGGGCCCGGATCAGCGATTACCCCTTGCAGCAGCAATCGTACATGGAGCGAATCATGAACCAGAACGGGGAATTCTGATGGGGAAATCGTCAGATTTGAAATCATCATGAGGGGCAGGAGAAGGCCTGAGCTCAGCTGATCCACGCCTCTACTCCGTCATTGGATTGTGGGCTGTAATTAATCGATTGTTGCTATGTTTGGAGTACTCTAAAGGTGGACGGGTGGGAACCAAGCCACCCTCTGTGCGCTTGATCGGATCCTCGTCGACTATACTCAGTATTGCAAGGGACGTGGGATACTTATAGATTAACCGATCAAGATctgggaaaaaaagagaaagttaAGGTAACGTTGAAACAAATGTCATCCACTGGTGGTAGCGACCGGCAATTACGAGCGGCTCTTTTTTCAAGTCCATTATTGTGACTGCTTGAAACTTTCAATACATTGGAATCAGATCCGTGGTTGGGCACGGAATAGTCGcacttttattttttggCGATGGAGCAATCTGACACTGCCGAGTCGAATGTGATCGCCTGTCAGAGTCTGGTCGGTAGCGAGCGACTCCTTCAATCTTGTGGCTTCGTCTCAGTCCAGCTCCCCGCGTGGGGAATTGGCCATCCGGCAGACCGACGGTCGTAGGCGCCCATAGACAAGGTGTTTTTGGGCATTTGCTTTGGTTCCTGAGCCCCTATAGTCGACTTTACTACCGAATATTTACTGTACGTGAAACACTAGTAATTTGTCATTTTTAGCCGATCCCCTATTTTCGTTCCTGGAGAACCCAACTGATCCCAGCAAGCTGGATACCTAGACAGAGGTCAGTGGCTTGGCAGATCGGCACTACACACGATAGCCCATAGGACAGACCCTTGATGCACGTAATCAGGGCAAAATGCGAACAGTTACTAGTTCCGCGCTTTATGATCTCACTAACGAAAGCCCCGGGATATTCTGCAAGATGTGCTCGGCGACCATCCGCTTGAGTAGCGCATTTGACACCACTACTGGCGACCTGTACATATCCGAgtgtagtatgtacatacatatacactTAGGTGGCTGCAGCG encodes:
- a CDS encoding putative meiosis specific protein Hop1 (predicted protein); this encodes MARIKFTTAPTSAVQVQSARVLHEKKSATSTRKKTQAEVENPAKSAVSEGLFLKQQQSLEMVQIMLHVSFGTLFYLRYSYREFLDSKSRHDTNGGDPDIAFGNGKRGQPLKVMIRGTDPKADMILDVLVRSTDYSCPSLSQWPVHLPFSACFH
- a CDS encoding uncharacterized protein (predicted protein), whose translation is MVKIEHLYVLKNPNEPDNLDPTSTSQELGPIDVPTVQAGNMPFDGLRPSGHETQNSSGGLQDLPIKSRDNKRKSLSDNDKNESYESDDLDKNDRAAEEQLHNSFLTEESMNSKARGSSQRTSSSQGPRRSGRKRRKISNYSKLIDVGAETSDHESV